The following is a genomic window from Geobacillus subterraneus.
CGCCAGCACGCTGTTTGGCTACATCGCCGTCATCATGAACTACGTTTCGCCTGATAAAGTGTTTCTCTTTCTGGTCAACTCTTCCGGAGCGATCGCGCTGCTCGTCTATTTAGTGATTGCCATCTCACAATTGCGCCTGCGGCAAAAGCTTGAACGCGAAAACAGCACCGACTTGAAGATCAAAATGTGGCTGTTTCCATATTTAACGTATTTTACAATTCTCGTCTTGCTCGTCATCCTCGCCTCGATGCTGTTCATTGAATCAATGGTTTCACAGTTGCTGCTAACGCTGCTCATTACCGCCGTCGTCATCGTTTGCTACTTCCTCTTTGTCCGGCGCCATCTTCATCCAAATTATCGGCCGACGGCATCGACGACTATAAAAGAGTAGCGTTCATTATGGCTGAACGAGAATAGCGCCCATCATCGAGGGGCGCTATTCCTTTTGAACAGCCTGTTTCCTCTGCCCGCCCGCAACCACGTCCACACGGACATCCAAAAGTGACAACTTTTCAAACTTCCACCGATCCCTATATACATGGATGATCCCACGTTGTATACTGACATTGAGAATAATTTCACAAACTAGGAGGCCTAAACCATGATTGTCCACGAACTGATGGACATGGAACATTTATTTGCCGAGCAATTGCAGGAAGGTTACTACATCATCCGCGAAACGTACCAAAACGTGCTCATTGAACCAAAAGGCGGCGACGCCGTCCGGCAAGTGGACGCCGGAACCGAAGAAGTCGTCACCCTTTTGTTCGACCCGGGCGATGAATATTCGCTTCTTTGTCTTGATACGTACACGTTTACCGGCGGCATTCCGTCGTTAACCGAGCTGAAAGAAACGATTGCCGCTGAATATGACGTGTTTGTCAACCGTCATCGCGCGGCATCCTTGTAGCCGTTGCCCATAAAGACAGCACCCATAGGGAAAGCCGCGTCCAGTCCGGCTGGAAATGCACTCCCATGACCGCGGCCGAACTAAGGGCGAGAACACGCTGCAAAACTGTTTAGAAAAGGAACCAGCCCGTTCGCCTAGCGAGCGGGCTAGTTTGATTTCCGTTCAATTTGAAACACTTTAAAGCCGATATCGAGCTCCGTCTTCCCTGTGTCCCGTACGAGTTTCTCCCCCGCGCGCCGGATGCGCTCACGGCCGATGTCGCAAATCGTCCGCAATCCGGCTTGATATGCCGCTGACGTTTCCGCCAGCCGTTCAGGAAGCTGCACCATGATGAACGACCGCCGTCCCCCGTCTTCGGCGTTTTGCTGCATGACCGCATGGGCGGTCGTCGCCGAACCGGAAAAAAAGTCGAGGATGACATCATCGTTCTTCGTCGTCAGTGCGATCATACGCTGAATCAGCTTAACCGGCTTCGGGTAATCCATCACCGCCACCCCACCAAACAGCTCCTTCAGCTCCTTTTTCGCCTCCTGCGAATGGGACACCTCGTCATGCGTCCAGATCGTGAGCGGTGTCATCGTCGGTTTCACCTCGTGCAAAAACCGCTTCAGGCGCGGCACCCCGTTTCCGTCCTTGCCAAACCAAATGCGGTTGTCCGCCGCCAATTCGGCAAAGCGCTCTTTCGTCACCCGCCAGCAATACCCATTCGGCGGGGGAACGACCCGGCCGCCCGGGGTCACGATGTCATAAACTTTTTCCGGAATGGGCGGACCGACCGACAAATCGCCGGACGTCCACGGTCCGCGCGGGTCATTGTCCGGGTTGGCATACCGCCCATCCGCTTCCGGATGGCGCGGCAAGCCGTACCAAGCGAGGCGGTCGATATCTTTCGCATAACATAAAATGAAATCATGATTGCGCGAGGCGAACTTGTTCATGTTCACCGGCGAAAACGCCCGCTGCCAAATGAACGTCGCGACAAAATTGCGCTCGCCGAAAATTTCATCGCACATTTTTTTCAAATTCGCCTGTTCCGTATCATCAATAGAAATAAAGATCGCCCCTGTTTCAGCCAACAACGCCTTCGCCGCCCAAAGGCGCGGGTACATCATGTTGAGCCAGCCGGCATGGGCAAGCGCCTCTTCCCGCCCTAAACCTGAAGCGGCGCGTTTTCGCTTGCGCCAATTGTCTTTGTACATCAACGCTTTTCCTGTATTGTAAGGCGGATCAATGTAAATCATCTGCACTTTTCCTTCATGCGAGGAGCGCAAAAGCTTTAACGCTTCCAAATTGTCTCCTTCAATATACCAGTTGTTCGTCGTTTCCCACCGCTTGCTTGCCGCCCGGTCGGGCCGCAGCACTCCCGTGGCGGGCATCTCCGCCAACCGCTTCGCCTCCGCTTTTCCTGGCCACGTAAACTCATACACTTCGTCCTCCGCCTGGCAGCCAAGCGCCTTTTTCAGCCGCTCCCAGTCAATCGCCTCGCCCGCCACCGCCTCCGGAAAAAGCTCCTTAACCAGCTCCAGCCTCGCGCTTGTTGCTTTTTTCGCTCTCCTGCCGCCGTTTGCCATCGCACGCCCCTCCCCCACGCCGCCTTGCTGCGGCGTTTCTTGTCCGCGAAAAAGTGCTCGTGTTTCCATTATTTCGCCATGGCAAACGGTTTTCCTGCCTCCATTTCTAGCCGAAAAACACCCCCGCCTCCTGCGAACGGAAGCGGGGGGTAGAATCCTCTAAACGAGGCTTTCCTCTTTCAAGATATTGAGAATTACACTAAAGAAGAAATGGAAGAATGTTTCAATCCTCTAAACGAGGCCTTCCTCTTTCAAGAGCACCTTCATTTTACCATTGATTTTCTAAGGCGGCAAGAGGCCATTTTGCACACCCCTTCCACCCCCTCGAAAAATAAAATGTGGTTATGTCAACTTGTATGATTGACTAAAAACGTCAACTGTCCAAACTTTTGATAAATCAAGGTCATGTTTCGTTTCGCGAAAGAAAAACTGCCATGCACACCTCCCCCGTTTTTTCACCGTTTTTGGATCGTGCACCGCGCAAAATGCGCGGGAGCGATCCAAACGGTTGGGCGGGGAAGGCGGCATGGCAGCTCGAGCAGTCAGCGGCTGCGCTATTCCCTTTTCCTTACTGGCTGCGGGAAGCCACCTGATCGAACACGCGGCAACCGACTCGATACATGTGCAAGACGGCACCGTCAACAACGAACGTTCGGGCTTCTCCGTGCTTTGATGCATAGTGCTCAAGACTCAACATAAAGTTGACCCCTTCGCGATACTCGTCGTTATCTAACACGTGCAGCGAGGGGGACAGCAGATGGCGGGAAAGGAAAAGAATCGTCTTTTTTCGCGCGCGTGTGAGCGAGACGTTCAATCGGTTGAGGCTGTAGATGAACTCCCCTTCCATCGCGGCCAGTTCCGGGTCGGCGACGCCGTAGCTGATGATCGCCGCTTCTGCCTCTTGCCCCTGCATTTTGTCGACCGTATCGACGAAAAACGGCGAGCGCAGCCCTTCGCGTTCAAGCGCACGGCGGATGGCGCGGATCTGCGCCCGGTGCGGTGAGATGATAAACAAGCCGCGGCGCCAAAACGCCTTGTCGCCGTCTGGCGTATCGTGATATCGTTTTCCGTCGTCATCAAGCAGCCGCTCCCGAAGCGTTTTCGTTACACTCGCCACCCAACGCGCTTCCGCCTCGTTTTCTTGCGCACCGTACACGCCGTCATACGTGCAGACGACAAGCGGATAGTCAGGATCGATCGCCGCTTCCACCCATTCATCGGCAGTTGGAGCGTCGACGAGCGCCAGCGTTTGTTCGGCAATTTGGCGGGTGAACGCCGTATAGTCACGTCCATAAATCCGATCGGCCGGGTAGCGGCAAAGCGCCTCATTCATACGGAAATTGTCCGTCAATTGGCGGGTATACCGCTTCTCGACATCGGCGTCAAACAACAGGCGGAAAATCGAGTCGAACAAGTGCGGCTCCCCTTCGCCGGCCGCATACGTCCCTTGAATGATCGGCGGCAGCTGGAAATGGTCGCCGACGATAAGCAGCCTGCCTGCTTTTTTGACATGGCGTAACGCCAACAGTGAATCGGCCACGCGGACTTGCGACGCCTCATCAAGGACGACGACGTCAAACCCTTCTATATAGCCTTTTTCGTATGCCCTTTGAATGCCGTACAGCGTG
Proteins encoded in this region:
- a CDS encoding site-specific DNA-methyltransferase, with the translated sequence MANGGRRAKKATSARLELVKELFPEAVAGEAIDWERLKKALGCQAEDEVYEFTWPGKAEAKRLAEMPATGVLRPDRAASKRWETTNNWYIEGDNLEALKLLRSSHEGKVQMIYIDPPYNTGKALMYKDNWRKRKRAASGLGREEALAHAGWLNMMYPRLWAAKALLAETGAIFISIDDTEQANLKKMCDEIFGERNFVATFIWQRAFSPVNMNKFASRNHDFILCYAKDIDRLAWYGLPRHPEADGRYANPDNDPRGPWTSGDLSVGPPIPEKVYDIVTPGGRVVPPPNGYCWRVTKERFAELAADNRIWFGKDGNGVPRLKRFLHEVKPTMTPLTIWTHDEVSHSQEAKKELKELFGGVAVMDYPKPVKLIQRMIALTTKNDDVILDFFSGSATTAHAVMQQNAEDGGRRSFIMVQLPERLAETSAAYQAGLRTICDIGRERIRRAGEKLVRDTGKTELDIGFKVFQIERKSN